In Daucus carota subsp. sativus chromosome 4, DH1 v3.0, whole genome shotgun sequence, one DNA window encodes the following:
- the LOC135152249 gene encoding uncharacterized protein LOC135152249 produces the protein MNQVGKVAYELALPPQYQHVHNVFHVSLLEKYNPDANHVMESEPVEIQADLSYEEHPVQILDQQEKKLRKKSVSLVTVLWRNPKVEEATWELESDMRNRYPQLFS, from the coding sequence atgaACCAAGTTGGAAAAGTTGCCTACGAGTTAGCCTTGCCACCACAATATCAGCACGtgcataatgtgtttcatgtctcATTACTCGAGAAGTATAACCCGGACGCCAATCATGTGATGGAAAGTGAACCAGTGGAGATTCAAGCTGATTTGTCATATGAAGAACATCCCGTACAAATACTAGACCAGCAAGAAAAGAAGCTTAGGAAGAAATCAGTAAGCTTGGTAACGGTGTTGTGGAGGAATCCAAAGGTAGAAGAAGCCACTTGGGAGTTAGAGTCTGATATGCGGAATCGATATCCTCAATTATTCTCatag